ATAATTAATAGGTACCCCCCCAAGGTAACAGAACTAGTAAGTTAGTGAAACTAAGCGTTGGACCCAATTTGTTTGACTCCACTGCCTGTTAGGCTTCTGCACTTGCTCCCTGCAGCAGTGAGAGAAATATAGTTTGTACAGTTGTTCAGTTCCCCATCGCAGGAATTATCTTCCCTCTCCCTTCACTATGCAACACCAACTTTGCTTTTAATCATTCATTGAATCCAGCTTTTAGTCTCCATCCATTGTCACTCATCCATCAAGTCTAAGATGTCATAACTGGGGTACATGTTGCCTGGAATTCCTCACCCCTACTGGTGACTGTGCAGGACTTCAGATGGCTGGAGTCTCAGGGTGGTTGCCTGTAGTTGAACACAACCCCCTCCTTTACTACCTGGTGTGTCTTACAGCAGGAATCAGTTTCTCTGTGTGCACATGGAGAAATAAATAGAGAAGCAAGATCCAAAGCAGACTGCGCCCAAACCTCCACTCTCCCTCTCCATTCCATCCATCTTCCTACCTGCAGCCAGAGAGAGCCAATTATGCTCTGTACAAAGTCTCTGGATGGGAGGGGGCAGACCCCACACCCTCGGGACCATGTCCAAAGTCCTGTTGATGGCTTTCAAGATCCACCACAGCCCCCTGTCCTCTCCAGTCTCCACTCCTACTTAGTTATCAGTGGAACTTCTTCTGTAGCCCCTTCTCTGTTCAGTACCATTTCTCACTCAACTTCTTTGCTAgtgttgtttccttttcttgttaTGCTACTGGTAACATAAAGATTAAGACCAGCTGGGGATCAAGCAACCTAGGTTTCAAGTCTCTGCTCTGTCACATGCTGGTGGTGAGAGTAATATCTTAACCCCAACTTGtatctcctctgtaaaatgagtgCCTACTTTCGGGCTGTTGTGGAATGAaaagggcagggggtgggggaaatgCAGACATAACAAGTAGTTGCTCTCATTATCCATTTTGCTTCAACTGGTGGAACCCCTGAGAAGGCTCTCTAACTCGCCTTCCAAAGAACTCCATATGACGTTCTGCACTGCACCATACACTGACAGTTGTCTGGTCACTGCCTTGCCTGGCAGAGGTCCCCCAGGGCTGGGATCCACTGGGATGAGTCTCAACCCCTCGGGTCCAATCCTGGATGGGCCCACTGTGGCCCTTTTATCAAGAACAGGAAGTTCTCCCAAGGGGTTGGTGATGTGGGGGTCACTGACCATCACAAGTGCTAGAGTTCTCTAGCCCCCCATCCCCCACAGCTGCCCTCTCAGCAGCTCTCCAAGCTAAAGGCCAGGCTGGAGGGGAGGTCCTTCCAGCCATCTCTTGCCTGGTAATCAAGGGGGGCAGATTCACCTAAACCCAATTAGAACGCGAGTCTGCTCATTTACTGAACTAACAGTGAGCAAACAGATATGCCCGAGTCCAAATCCTGCTTTTCCCGAAGACTCTGGCTGTGGGTCTCCCGGAGGGCAAGGGAGATAAGACTTAAGAATAAAGGGGCACGGAGATTGGACTGTGGGGTAGGGGAGCGCGCGCGGCAGCCACGGAGACTGGGGAAGGTGTAGGGCAGGCAGCAGGGAGAGCCACGTCCGTGGCTGGAGTGCAGCCAAGAGGGAGGGAACCACGTGCCGGTTGCCGGAGGAGGCCGgcgagagaaggaaagaaggaagagactgCTCGGGGCAGACGTGGGTAAACAGACGTTTGTCCTCCTGCTTGTGAGTCAGAGGACCCGCGCTGGCTACTCGTGCCCCAGGTTTCTCAGGAGCCTAATGTGTGGTATCTGCTCTGGGACTGCCATCTCATGCAGGTCGTTCCAAGGAAGATCCCTACTTTCAAATTCAAACTTCCTGACAAAGTTCCTGGGTAGCTGCTTACAGAGAGGATGGCGGTTCCTAAAATATCTCTGTCCCTACTCAGAGCTGGCTTTTGGAGCAGGCTTTAAGACTGAGGGAGAGaacccctggggggggggggttgctgCACAACAACCAAATACTGCTTCTCCCACCCACACGCTCAAGGACAATATCCTTGAAGGCCAAGATCTTGTTTCAATCTCTGGGGTCTATCCCAGGGGCAGACAGTGAGTGGCTCTCCAAAATTTCTTCTCCTGTTTTGTGTGGCACTTCATTCTCACCTTGACCTCAGTGAGGCTGTAGTTAAACTCTGCAAGGTCCTCCACCCTGAAAGCATGGGAAGATCTGGGGTGGGCTGCTTCCTTCCTCTGGCTAATGGGCCTACATTTATCCTCTGATTGATGGAGAATGCAATGCAGAATTAAGCACACATCAAGGAGAGTGGAAGAGAACAAGTATCTCCATTAACTGGGGTACATCATTTAACCCTCAAAGACCTTGAAGTACCAGTTTACAAAATGGGGACACTGCTCTGCAACAGGAAGATTTCAAGTGTTAATGATTTTAATAGTGGTTGCCAGTTTTCTGAGGCAAAAGTGAGAGTAATGACATCTGAGCAAAAACAGTGAGGAATGTCTTTAAGGAAAGCAGCAACTGTCCCTGTCACCCAGTATGCCCCAGGAGGATGCCCCCATGCAATCAATAAGAAAGGTTCGGTGTTGGCAGTAGATctgcctttctttatttttctccatgccCCCATATAGCTCCTGGGCCAGGAGGACATCCCTTCACTTGGGGGACAGACCTGGCCTGAAGAGTAGTCCCCAACACAGGAAGCTGATATTCTTCCCAGATAAAATTGTGGACCCAGGTTTCACATTCAGCAAATAGCAGTATCTTTTGGTTTCAACTTCATGGGAACCCAGTGAGGCATCTTTATGCCCCTATTTTACACATGGGGACTCTGTAAGGTTATGGAACCACCTAGAACACCATCTTCCCAAGCTGAATCCAGTCGCAGGAGAAGACTCAAGCCCAGGCTTCTGTCTGGGCCCAGAGCCAGTGCTCTCAGGTGGAGTGTAACCCACAGCTTCCTTTTCTGAGAAAATGGCACCGTGAGCCCCCTCTTCCCTAAATTCGGGAGGGGCAATGCTTAGAGCCTGCGGACCCTGGCTTGGGGAAAGCTGCCAGCGAGAACGTGGGCTTCCATGGctcctctgccttccttctcGGGCTCCAGCACTACTAGCAAAGATACAAGTGGACACAACTGCTGGCCTTCTTGTCTCCCCCCCGCTACCCCCATCAGCTATTTGGGAGAGGCTGGGGCCGACTCACCCGCGCGCTGCCTCTGGGCCACACCTGCCGCGCTGGTGGCGTCTGGCGGGAAGGCGAGAGCCTGCACCCCAGGCGCGGCAGCCGGGCTGCGACAGGACAGAGGGCGGGGCGGGGGGTAGGCGGCCTGGCTTCACCCCAGCCACCAGGGAATAAGGCAAATCTCGCAGTGCTCCAGACCCGGcagagagggatgggagggagcgCACGGGCGGGGCCCCTAGTGTGCCTTCCCCCACGATCCTGCCGCGAGCGATGGTCACAGTGGGGAATCATGGGGGAAGCCCTGAGTCCTTCAGGCCGCAGGCTGCACGCCGCCGGTGACCGATCGGATCCGCCGGCCTTCAGGCTCTTTCTGCTAGCAGCTCCTCCAGGGCGAGCAACGCCTGGTGAGCAGCCCTTTAGCACGAGGACAGTTACATGGTGACATTAGGGTAGACCATCCctgagctgggggtgtagctcggtggtaaagcccTTCCCTAGCATTAGTGAGGCCGTGGGTTCAAGCCCCAGGATGGGGGGCGGGGAACCGCAATCACGGCTCCCCTTGGCGGGGGTGTCCTATGACAAGATGACCTGCTTTATGCGTGGAGGGTACGCGAGGAGATGGGCGCCACTGCACGTCATGGGGGAAGTGGCGTCGCAGAGCACGTTCGGTTCACCCCCGGCGCTGCGTACTCCGGGGGGCGGCTCGCTGCCGCGGATTTCATTCTGGAAAATCCCGGGTCTTTCTGCCCATTTCCGACTGGCGCAGGTTGGGGATAGGTGACCGACTCTGGGTAGCTCAGCAACAAGGGGTGTGTGGTGTCACTCTTCTCCGGGAGTCCCCTGTGAGTCTGGGGGCTGCGTGGTGATGGAACCTGAGCCCCTGCCCCGGGAGCGCTGCGCGGAGAGCCCGCCCTGCAATCCGCCATCCTCCCGCAGCGCACTGCGGCGTCCGCAGCCGCCGCTCCTCGCTCCTCTGCCACTGCCAGCACCGGACCCGCGGCTCCTGGGCGGAGCTCGGCGTACTAGGCCGCAGCGGGTCGCCTCCCGGGTTCCTCTGGGTCCCCGCCCCGGACCGGAGGGGCGTGTGGCCGGCGCGGTACGACGCTGCCCCCTGGCGAGAGAACGTTCCACCAACTTCCCGGGTGCCCCAGGGAGGAGAGTCCGCCAACCGCCTTTCCTTCCAAATcatgtttttggaagcttaaaagCAAAATCCTTCCACTTATGCTCTCCTTAATGCTTCACAGCGAcgctcacattaaaaaaaaatgcaaacaaaaccaaggaactactttattgagctattatttatataaaataaataccctaAATTGTTAGTATTGTATACAGTCCTATAACCTTTGACTGATGAAAACACCAGACTAGTCGGTGCCCCAGTTGGAAAAGCGCATTTCTATCCCCCAAACAGCCCCCCTGCTCTTTTGCATCAGTCCTTCATCCCTCTTTACCTGGGCTCCAGTCAACCACTCTGATTTTTAGTCCTCGGTCTGCCCCTCTGACAATGCCATATAAATAGGACCAATCAATATGTGCTCTTTTGTGTGTGATATCGGTCCccctttctttttactttagcACAATGCTTTTGCAATTCACCcatgtggttgtgtgtgtgttgtattttCCTCTGACTTGTTCTTGAACTCCCTCTCTGGACAGTGGTTATAAGCAGCCTTGTCTTCACAAGGCTCCAGGGAATTTGGTCTTGAGTGTCCATAGTGTGTTTTCCACTAGATACTTCCGTACATTCGGAGATGGCCTAATGCTTAAGTGTCTCACAGGTGACCCGTGTCTGGCCTGTGTCCAGTTTATTCCAAGGTAGATGGCTCTATGAGAGTCCTGGCCAGAGAAGAAGGTTCTGGGGTGTAACTGCAGTAAGGCCAGACAGAGGAGGCAATGCAACACATAGCCCATGGAATAAGAGAAGTTGTATATTACTTATAAACCATGAGAGGAGAAGGGTGCTGATGAGGAGGTTAGGTAGCTCATGGGGGCCTTGTACTCAgccagcagctgggaagcagagagggatgGATCTGTGGGCAGGAGCCTTTATTGAGATCCAAGGTGTTAGTTACCCCAGCAGGTGTTCTAAGAGGGCTTCTACTTAGTTTGTTCAGAGCAGCAGGCTTAGGTTCTGTGCTGGGACTTAGGAGCAGTCACTATGGCAGATCTATGCAGTCCATGGAGGGTGTGGGGTTCGTGGGATGAACCCTGTAGCTTGTATCTCTCTGTCTTGTCAGTAGGGGGTTACCAGGAAGTGGTTACAGCAGAGAGGACAAGATATCTGGATTGACTGTATTGAGGaactggggggagggggaaaacAGTTGTGCGCTGTCAGAGGTGGCCAAGCCACCCTGGGGCCACATTAAGTTTCTCATAGTCACTGGAGTGGATGTCAGTAGATCCCTTCTTGTCATTGGTGAGTAGTTTGCCATTGTTTGAGGACACCACAAGTTGTTTATCCATTTGAACACTTCAGATGCTGGGCTCTAAACCCTTCAAAGGTTCAGAGAAGACACCCTCTCAAAACCCCAAAAAGGACCCTTGGATTCTTTCTAGTTGAGGGATATTGTGAATAAAATGAACTTACACATTCCATAAAAGCTTTTGTGTGgacttatgttttcatttctcttgggtaagtACCTAGAAGTGGATGGGCTGGCTGGTTGTGTGGTgagtctgtttttaattttataggaagctgtgaaattgtttttcaaagcAAGTCCACTATTTTACATCATCACCAGCGGTGCATGAAAGTCGATGGCAGCCTGTGGTTTGGCTTTGCATCTTTATGGAatctttcaaagaaccaaatttctAGTTGTGACAGCATTcaatttattaaaacttttcCTTGCTGGCTCATACTTTTTGTCTTAAGAAACCTCTTTACcttaatattttctcctagaaTTGAAGCACTTTTTGCTTTTCGTTCAAGTCTCTGATACGTTTGAATTAACTTTTATGTATGGTTTGAGGTAAGGATCAAGACTCATTTTCCCCCATATGGATATTCATTTTCCTGAACCAATTGTTGAAAAAAACTACCTTTCCCCTTTGATTTATTTTCGTACCATTACCAAAAACCCACTGTGTTTAGTCTAGAGGTGGGCAGGAAGGCCTCTGGACATCTAGGAAGGGGCACCGGTTAATCCAGGCAGAGGTCCAATGGCAGTTTTGTTTGTGGGTTGATGGTCTGGGTGTGGAGGGGTTGGGGGAAATGTGGGCTAGAAGCAAGCAACTTGGATGGAATGAGGCCCTACCCCACTCATGAGTGTGTACTTTATCCTGGGAGTGATGGGGGCTGCTGAAATGTTTTTGTCAGAATTATAATTAGATTTGCAGTTTAGATAGTTTATGCTGGTTGCAAAGGAGGGATTAGAGGAGGTCAGAATGGAGGCATCAGTGAGGAGGCTCTATTTCTTTTGGGGAGGTACTGGAacttgaacccagaggccctctaccactgaactacatcccaaccTGCCGCaaccggctgggcacagaatcacaagccactcaagcaggaacaaaactttatttttaaaaaagccaccAATACCCCGTGCGCATCCGGCTAGCAAGCTGGTCCACACACGTGGGTGCGTCTACCGGAACCgggcccccccccccagaaatccctcctactatccttccccaaccaatgggaactctccccGGGAGTCCCATAATatgagtcccgtagcaggccgaggtgaacagcaggagtccaatttccatatgaatgtaaatcttaacataatcatatcatctcaatggctagctggcagtcaccttaaccaaaggtgccatgcatcataatactttgctgtggctcctagcaccaaccctttttattttttttgttttgagacagaattctgctaagtcacccaggctggcctcgaatttgagatcctcctgcctcaacctcccaagtagctgggattacaggcatgtgtctccATGTCTAGCTAAGGATGctgtctttcctttcttttcttttcttttctttttttcttttttcatggggggattgaacccaatggcacTTAACTAtggagccacatccacagcccttgtttttcttttttcttttcttttctttttctttttcttttctttttttttttttttttttttgagacagggcctcactaaattgcttactaaattgctgaggctgtccttgaaatAGCAATTCTGCCACAGACAGAATTCAATATAAGTCATTGAATTATAagtatgtgctaccatgccctgTTCCAAAGAAGCTGTCTTGATAGTGTAATTGAGAGAATAACAGGTAGAGAACTGTGTTTGTCCAGTTTGTTGCTAATAGCACAATACCACAGGCTAGGTAAGttatgaagaaaagaagtttCCTTTGGTTCACAGTCTGGTTTGAGGTTGATGGGCTGCATCTGATGATAGTTTTCTGCTGGCAGATTCTCCAGGAGGCACAGAGGATCTTGTGGTGAAAATCAGGGAGTACTTGTGCCCATATTCTCTAGTCTCTGTCCCTcttcttgttcttgatttttcttcttttttaaaaaatattttttagttgtagatggacataatatctttatttattcatttatttttatatggtgctgaggatcaaacccattgcctcacatatgtgatgcgagtgctctaccactcagctacagccccagccctgttcttgGTTTTTCTTTGTACTCCTTTTCCTGAGATTGGGTCCTATTATGTTTCCCTCTAACTCCTGATCTCAAATAATcatcgtgcctcagcctcccaagtagcagcGACTATAGATGGATGCACACCACTGCTTCTGCTTCTGCCcacttcttataaagccaccaatATTTAATCATAGAGGTTCCACACTGCTCACTGTATCTAACCCTAACTACTTCACAAGACCCCACCTCTAAGCACCACAGTCAGATTAAACTTACACCCCTTAATGCCTTATCATGGGGATTAAACTTGAA
This window of the Ictidomys tridecemlineatus isolate mIctTri1 chromosome 3, mIctTri1.hap1, whole genome shotgun sequence genome carries:
- the LOC120884488 gene encoding uncharacterized protein LOC120884488, which gives rise to MGGSARAGPLVCLPPRSCRERWSQWGIMGEALSPSGRRLHAAGDRSDPPAFRLFLLAAPPGRATPAHCGVRSRRSSLLCHCQHRTRGSWAELGVLGRSGSPPGFLWVPAPDRRGVWPARYDAAPWRENVPPTSRVPQGGESANRLSFQIMFLEA